The window CCCGCAGCCGGGACCTGAGCACCGCCCTGGTCCTCTTCACCGGCCTGGGGCTACTGGTGGTCTGGGGTCCCTGGGCGGCGGCCCGCCAGAAGGTGTGGCTCAGCACCTGGCTGGCCACCTTGCAGCCGGGATGGGGGCAGCCCGGGGAAGTGTGGCGCCTCTTTCAGGGGCTCAGTCTCGCTCTGGCCGGACTGCTGGCCCCGGTGCTGCTGGGCCTCATGGTGGCTTCCCTCGCCGCCGCCGCGCTCCAGGGAGGCTTCCTCTTTGCCCCCCAGCGCCTGGCCCCGGATCTTTCCCGGCTGCTCCTGCTGCCCGGGCTGAAGCGGCTCTTCTCCGGGCAATCCTTCCTTGAATTGGCCAAGGCCCTGCTCAAGGTGGCCCTGATCGGCGTCATCGCTTATCTCACCGTGGCCCCCCTGTTCCCCCGGGTGCCGGAGCTGCTCTTCTCCGACCCGGCCCGCCTGCCGGAATTTCTGGCCTCCGCCGGTTTCAAGGTGGGCTGGCGCATCCTTCTGGGCCTCCTGGTCCTGGGGATTCTCGACTACCTCCTGCAGCGCTACCGCTTCGAGAAAAATCTTCGCATGACCAAGCAGGAAGTGAAGGAGGAGATGCGCCAGACCGAGGGCGACCCCCGCATCAAGGCCCGGATGCGCAGCCTCATGCGCCAGATGGCCACCCGGCGGATGATGGCGGAGGTCCCCCGGGCGGATGTGGTCATCACCAACCCCACCCACGTGGCGGTGGCCCTGAAATACGACGGGGCCACCATGATCGCCCCCCAGGTGGTGGCCAAGGGGCAGGGGTTTGTGGCCCTGAAGATCATGGCCCTGGCCCAGGAGGCCGGCGTGCCTCTGGTGGAGAACGTGGCGCTGGCCCGGACCCTCTATAAATCCGTGGAGCTGGGGGCCTTCATCCCCACCAGCCTCTACCGGGCGGTGGCCGAAGTGTTGGCATATGTCTATAGCCTGCGGGGCCGCCGGCCTCACCAGGGAGGCGCCCGATGACCCCCACGGCCGCCGGTCAGGTTCAGGCTTTTCCCAAGGTAGGCCTCCACAAGGGCGAGCTCTTCGTGGCCTTGGGGGTGATCATCACCCTCCTGGTGATGATCTTTCCCTTGCCCCGCACCCTTTTGGATCTGCTCCTGAGCTTCAACCTGACCTTTTCTTTGATGGTGCTCCTCTTATCCCTTTACACCATCAAGCCCATCGAGTTCTTCATCTTCCCGTCGCTGTTGCTGGTCACCACCCTCTTTCGCCTCTCTTTGGGGGTGGCCTCCACCCGCCTCATCCTGCTGCATGGCGGCGAGGGTCTGGAGGCCGCCGGGGTGGTCATCCGCTCCTTCGGCAGTTTCGTGGTGGGGGGCAATTATGTGGTGGGCGGCATCATCTTCATCATCCTGGTGATTATCAACTTCATCGTCATCATCAAAGGCTCCACCCGCATCGCCGAGGTGGCGGCCCGCTTCACCCTGGACGCCATGCCCGGCAAGCAGATGAGCATCGATGCGGATCTCAACGCCGGCTACATCGACGATCAGGAGGCCCGCCGCCGCCGGGCCAACCTGGCCCGGGAGGGGGAATTTTACGGCGCCATGGACGGAGCCTCCAAGTTTGTGCGGGGCGAGGCCATGGCCGCCCTGCTGATCATGGTCATCAACATCGTGGGCGGCCTCATCATCGGAGTGGCCCAGCACGGGCTCACCCTGGCCGAGGCGGCCCAGACCTACACCCTCCTCACCATCGGCGAAGGCCTGGTGAACCAGATTCCCGCTCTCTTTGTCTCCACCGCCGCGGGTCTGGTGGTGAGCAAGGCGGCGTCGGAAGCCAGCCTGGGGGAGGAATACGCCGCCCAGTTCGTCCTGAAGCCCCAGGCCATGAGCGTGGCCGCCGGCATCATCTTTCTCGTGGGCCTCATTCCCGGCCTGCCGCATCTGCCCTTCCTCATCCTGGCGGTGGTGACCGGCGGCCTCTCCTACGTGGCCTGGAAGGTGCGGGAAAAAGAGGCGGAGGAGGCGGCCCGGCAAACCGCAGTTAAGCCGCCCCCCAAGAGTGACCCCCTGGAGTCCCTCCCTACCCTGGATCTCTTGGAGCTGGAAATCGGCTACGGCCTTATCCCCCTGGTGGATGAGAGCCAGGGCGGCGAACTCCTGGAGCGGGTGCGGGCCCTGCGCCGCCAGTTCGCCCAGGAGATGGGGGTGGTGATTCCTCCCATTCACATCCGGGACAACCTGCAGTTCAAACCGGGCAAGTATGCGGTGTTCCTCAAAGGCGTGGAGGTGGCCCAGGGCGAGATCATGGTGGGCTACTACCTGGCCCTCAGCCCTGGTGAGACTGTCCGCCCCCTGGAGGGCATCCCCACCCGGGAGCCCACCTTCCAGCTCCCGGCCCTGTGGATTCCCGCCTCCCGCAAGGAGGAGGCCCAGCATCTGGGCTATACCGTGGTGAATGGGGCCAGCGTCATCATCACCCACCTGGGGGAGATCATCCGGCGCCACTGCGATGAGCTGTTAGGCCGCCAGGAGGTGCAGCACCTGCTGGACAAGCTGGCCAAGACCCATCCCAAGGTGGTGGAGGAGCTGGTCCCGGGCCTGCTCTCTTTGGGCACCATCCAGAAGGTGCTCCAGAACCTGGTGCGGGAACGGGTCTCCATCCGGGACCTCCTCACCATCATGGAGACCCTGGCGGACTATGGCAGTTACACCAAAGATCCCGAGATCCTGACGGAATATGTGCGGCAGCGCCTGAGCCGGGCGCTGATGAAGGCCCTGGAGACCCCGGACCGCCGGCTGGCCGTGTACACCCTGGACCCCTTTGTGGAGGATTTGATCAAAGACAGTCTGCAACGCACGGAGTTCGGGGTCTATTCGGCCCTGGCGCCGGAGACCGCGGAAGAAATCCTCGCCGCCTGCCGCCGGGCGGTGGAGCGCTGCGCCTTGGAGAATCTGCCGCCGGTGCTGGTCTGTTCCCCCGGGGTGCGGCGGCACCTGGCCCGCCTGCTGGAGCGCTCCCTGCCCCAGATGCAGGTCGTGTCCACCCACGAGCTGAACACTGATCTGCCCATCCAGTCCCTGGGAGTGGTGAGTGTGGGCCATGGAGCTTAGAACCTTTGTGGGCCCGGATCTGCAGGAGACCCTGGCCCGGGTGAAACGGGAGCTGGGGCCGGAGGCCATCATCCTCTCCACCCAGTCCCGGCGCCCGGCCCGAGGGGGAAGCGACCGCCGGCACCGGGAAGTCGAGGTGGTGGCGGGCCTGCCCGGAGTGGGCATCCCGGGGACGGGGAGCCCGCCTGCGGGGCCCGACTCCCCGGAGGGCTTTTCCCCGCTTTTGGCGGCCCTGCATCAGGAGCTCCGGGAGGTGAAAACCCTGTTGCGCCGCCGGCTGCATCAGGAGGCGGTCCCGGGGTGGCTCAGGGCGTATCCGGAGGCGACGGCCTTCTTCCACCGGCTGTCCGGGGCGGGACTCAGCGCCTTGGTCCTGGAAAAATGGCTGGCCCAGGTCCGCCGGCTCCTGAACGGCCATCGGGGTCCAGAGAAGGAGAGCCAGGTGGCGCTTCGGGCGCTGATGCACCTCTTGCCGGTCGGTCTGCCGGCAAGGTCCGAGAAAGGCTGCCCCCGGCGCATGGTGCTGGTGGGGGCAAGCGGCGTGGGCAAGACCACCACCCTGGCCAAATTGGCCATCAAGGCCGCCTTGGTGGAGGGCAGACGGGTGGGCCTCATCTCCCTGGATCATGAGCGGTTGGGGGCGGTGGAGCAGTTGGCCGGCTTTGCCCGCCTGGCCGGTCTCCCCTGCCTGTCGGCCACCGGTCGGGAAGAATTGCTCCAGTGCCTGGAAAGCCTGACCCATTGCCAGGACATCTTCATTGACACCCCCGGCTTCAATCCCTGCCGCCCAGGCCTGGGGGAGCATCTCCGGCACCTGCTGGGGGACCTGCCGGTGGAATGCCATCTGCTGCTGCCCGCTCCGGCCTCCGAAAGCCATCTGGCCCTGACCCTGCAGGCTTTCGGAGCCCTGCCGCTGGCCTCGGTTCTCTTGAGCAAGGTGGATGAAACTGAGGATATGGCGGGGTGCATCAACCAGCTCTGCCTAAGTGGGCTTTCGGTCTCATACCTCACCACCGGTCCCCGGGTCCCGGAGGATGTGGAGGCCGCCACCGCTGCCCGCTTAGCCTCACTGATCCTGGCCTCCCGGCGGCCGGAACCGGTTGTGGCCGCCGCCACCCTCTTAGGAGAGGTCGCCTTGCATGCAGACTAACAAGGCTAAAAAGACGCTCTCTGTGGCCATGTGGATGCCGCCTATCCCCCGGGTCATTGCCGTCACCTCCGGGAAGGGGGGGGTGGGCAAATCCAACCTAGTGGTCAATCTCGGGCTGGCCCTGGCCCGCCAAGGCCTTAAGGTCCTCCTCATCGACGCCGATCTGGGGTTGGGGAATCTGGACATCCTCCTGGGCCTGACCCCCCACTTCACCATTCACGATGTATTGGCCCGGCGCAAAGCCCTGGCGGAAGTCGTGGTGCACGGACCCGAGGGCCTGCGCATCCTGCCCGCCTCCTCAGGGATACCGGAAATGGCCGATCTGGAGCCGCACCAGAAACTCTTCCTCCTCCATGAGCTGGACAATTTGGGGGAGGATCTGGATGCGGTGCTCATCGACACCGGTGCGGGCATCTCCCGCAATGTGCTCTTCTTCAACCTTGCGGCCCAGGAGATCCTGGTGGTGGCCACCGGGGAGCCCACCTCCATCACCGATGCCTATGCCCTGATGAAAGTATTGGCCCTCCAGCATGGGGAGCGGCGCTTCCGCTTGGTGGTCAACGGGGTCCCCCATCCTGAAGACGGCCAGGTGGTTTACCGCACCCTGCTCAAAGTCACCGAGCGCTTCCTGGGCGAGGACATCGCCCTGGATTATCTGGGGGTTATCCCCCACGATGAGGCCATCGGCCGGGCGGTCCTGAAACAGCAGCCGGTGCTGCAGATTTATCCCAAAGCCAAGGTCAGCCGCTGGATCACCGAGCTGGCCGCCCGGCTGTGGGCTTCCAGTCCGCCCGCGGTTTCTCTCAGCAACGTGAAATTCTTCTGGCAACGGTTGGCACAGACGCCGATATGAGGGTCAGGGACTGATGAAGAAACAACAGTTGGCGCAGGTGCAGACGGGTGTTGGGCCGGAGCAGTGGCCGGAAGTGGTGGATGCCGCCTGGCAGGAGCAGATGGTCGTCCAGTATGCCCCCCTCATTAAATATATTGCCGGGCGCTTGGCCCTCCGGCTCCCCTCTCACATTTCCATGGACGACCTCATCAGCTCGGGGATCATCGGCCTCATCGATGCCATCCACAAATTTGATCCCAGCAAGAACATCAGTTTCAAAACCTATGCGGAATTTCGCATCAAAGGGGCCATCCTGGACGAACTGCGCAGCCTGGATTGGATTCCCCGCTCCGTGCGAAAGAAATCCCACCTTTTGGAAAAGGCCTGCGCCGAGTTGGAACGCCATCTGGGCCGGCCGCCGGAGCCCGAGGAGATCTCCCAGGCCCTGGGTCTGGAGCTGGAAGAGTTTTACCAGCTTCTGGATGAGACCAAGGCGGTATCCCTGGTGGAGCTGGAGGGCCTCTGGCGGGGCCACCGGGCTGCGCCGGAGCTCTCCGAGAGCGAGATCACCGAAATTCTCCAGGACGACAACGCCCGGGATCCCTTCCTGGCGCTCCATTTTTCCGAATTGCAGGACATCATGGTGCAGGCCATCGATTCCCTGCCGGACAAAGAAAAGCTGCTGATTTCCCTCTATTATTATGAAGAGCTCACCATGAAGGAAATCGGGGAGATCATGGGCTACACCGAATCCCGCATCTCCCAGCTGCATACCCAGGCCATGGTGCGGCTGCGGGCCAAGCTCCGGGAAGCCCTGCAGCAGGGGGGGAAGTGATGCGGCGTCTCCTTCTCTTCGGGGCGGTGGTGGGGCTGATGCTATCGGGGGTTGGCAATGTGTTGGCGGCCCCAGACCCTCCTCCCCTGGAGGCTCGCCCCTCCGATGGGGAAAATCCCCCGGAGTTCGGCCACCCCCGGCTGAGCACCCCTTTTTACCTCTTTCGGGAGCGGCCCCGCCAGGTGTGGCTGGAAAGGATCTATCTTTTGGTTTCTGACCCGGAAGGAGAAAAGCTGGCCCGGCAACTGGAACAACCGGGCCTGCGCGCCGCCATCTATGATGCCTTGCAGCGCAGTCAGGACAATGTGGAAGAAGAGGTCCACCGGGAGCTGGAGCGGCTCTTGGGGGAAGAGGCCAGCCGCCGGGTGGGTCTCAGCCGGGCTTTTCTCCTCGGTCCCTGAAGGAGGATGCCATGGATGCCGGTGAGGTGCCGAAAATTGCCGACCCCCTGATCCTGGAACGCCTGGGGGACTCGCCCGGCCAACGTCAGCCAGGGGAGCAGCGGCCCCGGTCGCCGGGAAGAAGGAGGCCTGGCCATGAAGACCCGGGGGAGATCCCGGCGTCCGGACAAGAAGGCAAGGTGGACATCAGGGCCTGAACGAGGCCCACGCCCAGGAGTTGGAAGGTTTCCTCCAAGGGTCAGGACGGGGGTTGCGGGGAAAGGGTGCATGGCTGCCGACGGCGTGGAAGGAAGAGGTTCGGGACGTCCTTGGCCGGATCTCCCGATTCCCGGCTCTGTCCCGGGGCCAGAGGGCCTTGGGGGGCCAGGATGCCATACTTCTCTGCCTGTCAGATGGCAGGGCTGGGGTGCTGGGACCTGCCGGGACGAGAACCTTGAGCCGACAAAAGGAAAATGCCCTCTCGCTGACCTTGTTGGGGCCAGGGGCGGGGCGGCGGGACAATGACGGGAGCCCAATAGGCGAGGCTAGTGGAGGTCTATATCCCTTCGGCTGACGGGAAGCCGCAGCGGGGCAATGGAGAGAGGGAAATGGGAGCGCCCTCGGCCCAGTTTTCTTAGGCGGGTCTCTTTAAGATGAAGATGGGCCCGGGACATTTGGGGAGCACCTTCCCGGAGCAGGGAGGTGAGACAAGATGACACACCTGGAATATTGGCTCTGGGGGCAAATCGCCCTGGAGGCCGTGCTGGTGGGGGTGGTGGCCTGGTATCTGCTGCGACTGCGCCACTTGAGCCGGTCCCTCAGCGGCCTCTCGGGGCCGGATAACCCCGCTGTGGCTGCCGTGGCGGCGCTGGAGCAGCGACTGACGGGAGTGGAACACCGGATATCTCAATTGGAGGCGGCCGCCCAGGGCCCGGAGGATCGGCTCCTGGCACCCTCGGAGGCTTCGGGAGGCTGGCCAGCCGGTGCACGGAGGTCACCCGAGCCGGGTAGCGGCGCCAGCTTGCGGGCCCAAGTGGAGGAGCTTTCCCGCCAGGGCCTGCGGCCGGAGGAGATCGCCCAGCGCCTGGGCCTGCGGCCGGCCGAGGTCAAGGTGGCTTTGGAACTGGCCCGATTGCGTCCTGCCTGAGGAGGTCCGGGGGCCTAAGAAATTCCCCGCCGGCAGGGAGTTGACCCCAAAAACCTGGCCGCCTCCGTCATAAAGAAGAAGGGTGGAATCTCATCGGAAAAGGTAAGAAGCATGGTTGGGGCTGCCGGGTCCCCTCCCATTAATCCACCCCCTGTTAAGCTTTTGTTTCACCCATTACACTATTAAGGGACTGTGGCAGATAGCTTTGAGGGCCAGGGGCCGTGGATCTTTGGCCCTGCTCCCAGCCTCACTTTGTCAATCCCAAAATTTTATTAACGCCATCGAGGCCTTGATCTGAATGCCCAAAACCCAGGTTGAGGAAAGGGCGGGGGCACTGACCCCCGACTCTCCCCTCAAAAATAACTTTCGCACCGGTCCCTTTGGCTCCCGCAGGTGATATCCGCCTGGACTTGGGCTCCCCCAAGGCTGGCGGGGGTGGCCTTTTTTGGGCTTGTCCCGGGAGCCTCAGGGCGCGATAGTGCGGGAAAACTTTTCCGGCTGAATTCAGGAAGGGAAGCAAGCCGCGATGGACTTGCAAGACTGGCGGCGGCGGCTGACGGTGGCGAAGGGGGAGGCCCCGGCGGACCTGGTGCTCACCGGTGGCCGGGTGGCCAACGTCTTCACCGGGGAGTGGCTGACGGCGGAGGTGGCCTTGGTGGACGGTGTGGTGGCCGGGCTGGGGGAGGGCTACCCCGGCCCCAGGCTGGACCTGGAGGGCAGCTATCTTCTCCCCGGCTTCATCGATGGGCACCTTCACCTGGAAAGCAGCCTCCTCACCCCCCGGGAGCTGGCCCGGGCCCTTTTGCCCTGGGGCACCACCGCGGTGGTGGCCGACCCCCATGAAATCGCCAATGTCTGGGGCACGGCGGGCCTGGAGTATCTTCTGGCTGCCAGCGAGGGCCTGCCCCTGGACTTTTTCTTCCTGCTGCCTTCGTGTGTGCC of the Desulfobaccales bacterium genome contains:
- a CDS encoding FliA/WhiG family RNA polymerase sigma factor, with amino-acid sequence MKKQQLAQVQTGVGPEQWPEVVDAAWQEQMVVQYAPLIKYIAGRLALRLPSHISMDDLISSGIIGLIDAIHKFDPSKNISFKTYAEFRIKGAILDELRSLDWIPRSVRKKSHLLEKACAELERHLGRPPEPEEISQALGLELEEFYQLLDETKAVSLVELEGLWRGHRAAPELSESEITEILQDDNARDPFLALHFSELQDIMVQAIDSLPDKEKLLISLYYYEELTMKEIGEIMGYTESRISQLHTQAMVRLRAKLREALQQGGK
- a CDS encoding MinD/ParA family protein — encoded protein: MQTNKAKKTLSVAMWMPPIPRVIAVTSGKGGVGKSNLVVNLGLALARQGLKVLLIDADLGLGNLDILLGLTPHFTIHDVLARRKALAEVVVHGPEGLRILPASSGIPEMADLEPHQKLFLLHELDNLGEDLDAVLIDTGAGISRNVLFFNLAAQEILVVATGEPTSITDAYALMKVLALQHGERRFRLVVNGVPHPEDGQVVYRTLLKVTERFLGEDIALDYLGVIPHDEAIGRAVLKQQPVLQIYPKAKVSRWITELAARLWASSPPAVSLSNVKFFWQRLAQTPI
- the flhA gene encoding flagellar biosynthesis protein FlhA, which codes for MTPTAAGQVQAFPKVGLHKGELFVALGVIITLLVMIFPLPRTLLDLLLSFNLTFSLMVLLLSLYTIKPIEFFIFPSLLLVTTLFRLSLGVASTRLILLHGGEGLEAAGVVIRSFGSFVVGGNYVVGGIIFIILVIINFIVIIKGSTRIAEVAARFTLDAMPGKQMSIDADLNAGYIDDQEARRRRANLAREGEFYGAMDGASKFVRGEAMAALLIMVINIVGGLIIGVAQHGLTLAEAAQTYTLLTIGEGLVNQIPALFVSTAAGLVVSKAASEASLGEEYAAQFVLKPQAMSVAAGIIFLVGLIPGLPHLPFLILAVVTGGLSYVAWKVREKEAEEAARQTAVKPPPKSDPLESLPTLDLLELEIGYGLIPLVDESQGGELLERVRALRRQFAQEMGVVIPPIHIRDNLQFKPGKYAVFLKGVEVAQGEIMVGYYLALSPGETVRPLEGIPTREPTFQLPALWIPASRKEEAQHLGYTVVNGASVIITHLGEIIRRHCDELLGRQEVQHLLDKLAKTHPKVVEELVPGLLSLGTIQKVLQNLVRERVSIRDLLTIMETLADYGSYTKDPEILTEYVRQRLSRALMKALETPDRRLAVYTLDPFVEDLIKDSLQRTEFGVYSALAPETAEEILAACRRAVERCALENLPPVLVCSPGVRRHLARLLERSLPQMQVVSTHELNTDLPIQSLGVVSVGHGA
- the flhB gene encoding flagellar biosynthesis protein FlhB, with the translated sequence MAEDSYQDRTEQPTPKRRQEARRRGHIARSRDLSTALVLFTGLGLLVVWGPWAAARQKVWLSTWLATLQPGWGQPGEVWRLFQGLSLALAGLLAPVLLGLMVASLAAAALQGGFLFAPQRLAPDLSRLLLLPGLKRLFSGQSFLELAKALLKVALIGVIAYLTVAPLFPRVPELLFSDPARLPEFLASAGFKVGWRILLGLLVLGILDYLLQRYRFEKNLRMTKQEVKEEMRQTEGDPRIKARMRSLMRQMATRRMMAEVPRADVVITNPTHVAVALKYDGATMIAPQVVAKGQGFVALKIMALAQEAGVPLVENVALARTLYKSVELGAFIPTSLYRAVAEVLAYVYSLRGRRPHQGGAR